The following coding sequences are from one Streptomyces sp. NBC_01485 window:
- the paaZ gene encoding phenylacetic acid degradation bifunctional protein PaaZ — translation MLQSYLQDTWVTPTATADDTAADVRDAVTGEFVCRVSSAGLDLAGAFDHARRVGGPALRALTFHQRADLLDTVAAAVRARREELYTLSARAGATLNDARYDVDGGIRVLRDYAARARAELPDAPHLVEGPAERLARGEDFLGAHLVTPSPGLMLQVNAFNFPVWAPLEKLAQAVLAGMPSVVKAATPTSYLTEHLVRIVAAAGVLPPGALQLVVGSVRPALGLLGEQDVLSFTGSAATAETLRTHPNVVARSVRFNAEADSVNSIVLAPDVTPGTPLFDAFVREVVTEMTVKAGQKCTAIRRVLVPGAHESAALDAISAGLAGVVIGDPAAEGVTMGAVVSLAQRDDVRRAVRRIAESGRFVHGDPEKVRVLDADPERGAFLDTLLVSADPDAAAPHEVEPFGPAATVLAYRDTGHGADLVARGRGSLVASVVSDDLAWTTAFVREAAPWHGRLHLLDSANMAQTTGHGSPLPALRHGGPGRAGGGSEMAGTRGVLDLMQRTAVQGSRRMLDSLGGA, via the coding sequence ATGCTCCAGAGTTATCTGCAGGACACCTGGGTCACTCCCACGGCCACCGCCGACGACACGGCGGCCGACGTACGCGACGCGGTCACCGGAGAGTTCGTCTGCCGGGTCTCCTCCGCGGGCCTCGACCTGGCTGGGGCGTTCGACCACGCCCGCCGCGTCGGCGGCCCCGCGCTGCGCGCCCTGACGTTCCACCAGCGCGCCGACCTCCTGGACACCGTCGCCGCGGCCGTCCGCGCCCGCCGCGAGGAGCTCTACACCCTCTCCGCCCGCGCCGGCGCCACCCTGAACGACGCCCGCTACGACGTCGACGGCGGCATCCGCGTCCTGCGCGACTACGCCGCCCGCGCACGGGCCGAACTCCCCGACGCGCCGCACCTGGTGGAGGGCCCCGCCGAACGTCTCGCCCGGGGCGAGGACTTCCTGGGCGCCCACCTGGTCACGCCCTCCCCGGGCCTGATGCTCCAGGTGAACGCATTCAACTTCCCCGTGTGGGCGCCCCTGGAGAAGCTGGCGCAGGCCGTGCTCGCGGGCATGCCGAGCGTGGTGAAGGCGGCCACCCCGACCTCGTACCTCACCGAGCACCTGGTCCGGATCGTCGCCGCGGCCGGTGTCCTGCCGCCCGGGGCGCTGCAACTCGTCGTCGGCTCGGTGCGGCCCGCGCTCGGTCTGCTCGGCGAACAGGACGTCCTGTCCTTCACCGGCTCCGCCGCCACCGCCGAGACCCTGCGCACGCATCCGAACGTGGTGGCCCGCTCGGTCCGCTTCAACGCGGAGGCGGACTCCGTCAACTCGATCGTGCTCGCCCCGGACGTCACCCCCGGCACCCCGCTCTTCGACGCGTTCGTGCGCGAGGTGGTGACCGAGATGACGGTCAAGGCGGGCCAGAAGTGCACCGCGATCCGCCGGGTCCTCGTCCCCGGCGCCCACGAGTCCGCCGCCCTCGACGCGATCTCCGCCGGGCTGGCCGGCGTCGTCATCGGCGACCCCGCCGCCGAGGGCGTCACGATGGGCGCGGTCGTCAGCCTCGCGCAGCGCGACGACGTCCGCCGGGCCGTGCGCAGGATCGCCGAGTCGGGCCGCTTCGTGCACGGCGACCCGGAGAAGGTGCGCGTCCTGGACGCCGACCCCGAGCGGGGCGCCTTCCTCGACACCCTCCTCGTCTCCGCCGACCCGGACGCCGCCGCACCCCACGAGGTCGAGCCGTTCGGCCCGGCGGCGACCGTCCTGGCGTACCGCGACACCGGGCACGGCGCGGACCTGGTGGCCCGGGGACGCGGCAGCCTCGTCGCCTCGGTCGTCAGCGACGACCTCGCCTGGACGACCGCCTTCGTGCGGGAGGCGGCACCATGGCACGGCCGCCTCCACCTCCTGGACTCGGCGAACATGGCGCAGACCACGGGCCACGGCTCACCCCTGCCGGCGCTCCGCCACGGCGGCCCCGGACGGGCCGGCGGAGGATCGGAGATGGCCGGAACCAGGGGAGTCCTGGACCTCATGCAGCGGACCGCGGTGCAGGGATCGCGCCGGATGCTGGACTCACTGGGCGGCGCGTAG
- a CDS encoding carboxymuconolactone decarboxylase family protein: MPAEVPEKARVLPRDESELHEKTLASLAPYRDQDGRIYTIWATLAHHEDALRRFVVFGNHVLGKNTLPLPSRELMILRIAARAQAAYEWDQHVRIARRAGLTDDTILAAVNGDWAGLDELDQVLLTATDSLLDRQGVDDELWGRLTDHLSVEQVIDVLYTVGQYLTIATVINTLGVQVEGDLALPLPQPVDRP, from the coding sequence ATGCCGGCAGAAGTGCCAGAGAAGGCCCGCGTGCTGCCACGCGACGAGAGCGAGCTGCACGAGAAGACACTGGCGTCACTGGCGCCCTACCGCGATCAGGACGGCCGGATCTACACGATCTGGGCGACCCTGGCGCACCACGAGGACGCGCTGCGCCGTTTCGTCGTCTTCGGCAACCACGTCCTGGGGAAGAACACCCTGCCGCTGCCGTCCCGGGAGCTGATGATCCTCAGGATCGCGGCCCGTGCGCAGGCCGCGTACGAGTGGGACCAGCACGTACGGATCGCCCGCCGCGCCGGACTCACCGACGACACGATCCTGGCCGCCGTGAACGGCGACTGGGCCGGGCTGGACGAGCTCGACCAGGTGCTGCTCACCGCCACCGACTCGCTCCTGGACCGCCAGGGCGTGGACGACGAGCTGTGGGGCCGGCTGACCGACCACCTGAGCGTCGAGCAGGTCATCGACGTCCTCTACACCGTCGGCCAGTACCTCACCATCGCCACCGTCATCAACACCCTGGGCGTCCAGGTGGAGGGCGACCTCGCCCTGCCCCTCCCCCAGCCCGTCGACCGGCCGTAG
- a CDS encoding cytochrome P450, which produces MNAVSAVTTAAPGAPVVDLDLADLRHDPYPAYAELRADAPLAWVPSVGRHLLTRYEDIVHAEKLPEVFSSREEGSLLLRTVGPNMLREDDPNHRRLRSAAEPPTRPRQVRDLWAGAFERTAHDLLDRIAGRGEADLIADFAEPLAAANLALVLGLHQAGAEDIADWSRAMMAGNSNYADDPDIWLRAERATRAIDDAVAEAAEAARREPDGSVISSMVHAAEPVDLTEIQNNVKVIIGGGVNEPRDVFGVGAWALLNRPAVLDRVLADPAASWKRVFEETARWVSPIGMYPRQLTQDHEIAGLTLPAGSRVALVIASGNRDESVFERADEFDLDRPNRPHLAFGGGPHFCMGAWVARHEVSAIAWPLVFSRLKGLRLEEGTESPMEGWVFRGPTSLNVTWQAA; this is translated from the coding sequence GTGAACGCCGTGAGCGCGGTGACGACGGCGGCGCCCGGAGCGCCCGTCGTCGATCTCGATCTCGCCGACCTCCGCCACGACCCCTACCCCGCCTACGCCGAGCTGCGCGCCGACGCCCCGCTCGCCTGGGTCCCCTCGGTCGGCCGGCACCTGCTCACCCGGTACGAGGACATCGTCCACGCGGAGAAGCTGCCCGAGGTGTTCAGCTCACGCGAGGAGGGCTCGCTGCTGCTGCGCACGGTCGGCCCGAACATGCTCCGCGAGGACGACCCGAACCACCGGCGGCTGCGGTCCGCGGCCGAGCCGCCGACCCGGCCGCGCCAGGTCCGTGACCTGTGGGCAGGCGCCTTCGAGCGTACGGCGCACGACCTGCTCGACCGGATCGCCGGCCGCGGCGAGGCCGACCTGATAGCCGACTTCGCCGAGCCGCTCGCCGCCGCCAACCTGGCCCTCGTCCTGGGCCTGCACCAGGCGGGCGCCGAGGACATCGCCGACTGGTCGCGGGCCATGATGGCCGGCAACAGCAACTACGCCGACGACCCCGACATCTGGCTGCGCGCCGAACGGGCCACCCGTGCCATCGACGACGCGGTCGCCGAGGCGGCGGAGGCCGCGCGGCGCGAGCCCGACGGCTCGGTGATCTCCTCCATGGTCCACGCGGCCGAGCCGGTGGACCTCACCGAGATCCAGAACAACGTCAAGGTCATCATCGGCGGAGGCGTCAACGAGCCGCGTGACGTCTTCGGCGTGGGCGCCTGGGCCCTGCTGAACCGCCCGGCGGTACTGGACCGGGTCCTCGCCGATCCGGCCGCGTCCTGGAAGCGGGTGTTCGAGGAGACCGCCCGCTGGGTGTCGCCGATCGGCATGTACCCGCGCCAGCTCACCCAGGACCACGAGATCGCCGGGCTGACCCTCCCGGCCGGCAGCCGCGTCGCCCTCGTCATCGCCTCGGGCAACCGCGACGAGTCGGTGTTCGAGCGGGCCGACGAGTTCGACCTCGACCGGCCGAACCGTCCGCATCTCGCCTTCGGCGGCGGACCGCACTTCTGCATGGGCGCGTGGGTCGCGCGCCACGAGGTCAGCGCGATCGCCTGGCCCCTGGTCTTCAGCCGCCTCAAGGGACTCCGCCTCGAAGAAGGCACGGAGAGCCCCATGGAGGGCTGGGTGTTCCGCGGGCCGACCTCTCTGAACGTCACCTGGCAAGCAGCCTGA
- a CDS encoding trypco2 family protein — protein MANPPDDDAALSIDLVSAVQALRTQITEAAATDPGSDIRFQVGPIQLEFTVALTKDRTVQGGVKAWVVTAGAEGRWSNAQTHRVTLNLTPILASTGESPEIRNTDAGHRLVP, from the coding sequence ATGGCTAACCCGCCCGACGACGACGCGGCCCTCTCGATCGACCTGGTCTCGGCCGTCCAGGCCCTGCGCACCCAGATCACCGAGGCCGCCGCCACGGACCCCGGCTCCGATATCCGCTTCCAGGTCGGTCCGATCCAACTGGAGTTCACCGTGGCGCTGACCAAGGACCGCACCGTCCAGGGCGGGGTGAAGGCATGGGTCGTCACCGCGGGCGCCGAGGGCAGGTGGTCGAACGCACAGACCCACCGGGTGACGCTCAACCTCACCCCGATCCTCGCCTCGACGGGTGAGAGCCCCGAGATCCGCAACACCGACGCCGGTCACCGTCTCGTTCCGTGA
- a CDS encoding VOC family protein: MTIQSLGYVGIGAPDPTAWAEYARNVIGLAVEPGDSEGPVRYRLRMDQHPFRMWLTEAPTGGVTVIGWEVRDPAAIDETTVRLKEAGVDVSVGTDEECQDRQVARMVHFTGPLGIRTELFCGRRLASSQFVSPLGVDFVTGEQGLGHVVMKTPHVQEAVDFYCDVLGFRLSDTADYPWGTFHFLGCNPRHHSIAFIRSFKNEGTHHILCEVTSPDEVGRALDRTREHDVKLMATLGKHANDGMFSFYMTSPAGFGIEIGAGGVQVDESTWVSRVYTADIWGHHPAD, encoded by the coding sequence ATGACGATCCAGAGCCTTGGGTATGTGGGCATCGGTGCGCCCGACCCGACAGCATGGGCGGAGTACGCCCGCAACGTGATAGGCCTCGCGGTCGAGCCCGGGGACTCCGAGGGCCCCGTGCGCTACCGGCTGCGGATGGACCAGCACCCCTTCCGCATGTGGCTGACCGAGGCGCCGACAGGCGGTGTGACGGTCATCGGGTGGGAGGTCCGTGACCCGGCGGCGATCGACGAGACGACGGTGCGCCTCAAAGAGGCCGGCGTCGACGTGTCGGTCGGCACCGACGAGGAGTGCCAGGACCGGCAGGTGGCCCGGATGGTGCACTTCACCGGCCCGCTCGGCATCCGCACCGAGCTGTTCTGCGGCCGCCGGCTGGCCTCCAGCCAGTTCGTGTCACCGCTCGGCGTCGACTTCGTGACCGGGGAGCAGGGGCTCGGGCACGTGGTGATGAAGACACCGCACGTGCAGGAGGCGGTGGACTTCTACTGCGACGTCCTGGGGTTCCGGCTCAGCGACACCGCCGACTACCCCTGGGGCACCTTCCACTTCCTCGGCTGCAACCCGCGCCACCACAGCATCGCCTTCATCCGCTCGTTCAAGAACGAGGGCACCCACCACATCCTGTGCGAGGTGACCAGCCCGGACGAGGTCGGCCGCGCCCTCGACCGCACGCGTGAGCACGACGTGAAACTCATGGCCACGCTCGGCAAGCACGCCAACGACGGGATGTTCTCCTTCTACATGACCTCGCCGGCCGGATTCGGCATCGAGATCGGCGCGGGCGGCGTGCAGGTCGACGAGAGCACCTGGGTCAGCCGGGTCTACACCGCCGACATCTGGGGCCACCACCCGGCCGACTGA
- a CDS encoding cupin domain-containing protein, with protein sequence MVRRVVTGVGQSGKPVIVSDGEPPVTLQYTHTPGFARSLVWNTASPAVASADPTRALESYVPAPGETIALTVTFPPASVFADPDWDPVAAGAEQLAGTPGLAELFELDNPGMHTTPTVDYAVVLSGEIVLDLDGGETALLTPGDLVVQNGTRHAWRNNGTEPATVFFVLIGAGGTA encoded by the coding sequence ATGGTCCGTCGTGTTGTCACCGGTGTCGGCCAGAGCGGCAAGCCCGTGATCGTGAGTGACGGCGAGCCGCCGGTCACCCTCCAGTACACCCACACCCCCGGCTTCGCCCGCTCCCTGGTGTGGAACACGGCGTCCCCGGCCGTCGCGTCGGCCGACCCGACCCGGGCGCTGGAGTCCTACGTACCCGCCCCGGGCGAGACGATAGCCCTGACCGTCACCTTCCCGCCGGCCAGTGTCTTCGCCGACCCGGACTGGGACCCGGTGGCCGCGGGCGCCGAGCAGCTCGCGGGCACCCCGGGCCTGGCCGAGCTCTTCGAGCTCGACAACCCCGGCATGCACACCACGCCCACCGTCGACTACGCCGTCGTCCTCAGCGGCGAGATCGTCCTCGACCTCGACGGCGGCGAGACGGCCCTGCTGACGCCCGGCGACCTGGTCGTGCAGAACGGCACCCGGCACGCCTGGCGCAACAACGGCACCGAGCCCGCCACCGTCTTCTTCGTCCTGATCGGCGCGGGCGGCACGGCGTGA
- a CDS encoding putative leader peptide encodes MGRQEPVTSRVSRTAWSSPLLTSRRHIDLQRVCSAIPLG; translated from the coding sequence ATGGGGCGCCAAGAGCCGGTCACCAGCCGAGTGAGCCGTACGGCGTGGTCGTCGCCCCTTCTCACCTCCCGCCGTCACATCGACCTGCAGCGCGTCTGCAGCGCGATCCCCCTGGGCTGA
- a CDS encoding fumarylacetoacetate hydrolase family protein, protein MKLANLAGRPVVVRDDRALDIADASKGAIEPRLEVLSDLALHDELRALAEQAAEADWKPFAPADLGRVAKPYKAIGVALNYRAHAEESGLPVPDEPSVFAKFASSVVGPYDAIVVEAQYDKVDFEAELVVVIGKEGKNISEADAWSHVAGVTAGQDVSDRREQWRKPINQFTLPKSYDTFSPIGPYLVTLDEFADPDDIEVAGWVDDLEVQRGRTSDLIFSVPELIAWLSKRVTFEPGDLIFTGTPAGCGVRRTPRLYLTEGKVLRTEVTGVGTMVNPVVGG, encoded by the coding sequence ATGAAGCTCGCCAACCTCGCCGGACGCCCCGTGGTCGTCCGGGACGACCGCGCCCTCGACATCGCGGACGCCAGCAAGGGAGCGATCGAGCCCCGCTTGGAGGTGCTCTCCGACCTCGCCCTCCACGACGAGCTGCGCGCCCTCGCCGAGCAGGCCGCGGAGGCGGACTGGAAGCCGTTCGCACCGGCCGACCTGGGCCGTGTCGCCAAGCCGTACAAGGCCATCGGCGTCGCCCTGAACTACCGTGCGCACGCCGAGGAGTCAGGCCTCCCCGTGCCGGACGAACCGTCGGTGTTCGCCAAGTTCGCCTCGTCGGTGGTCGGCCCGTACGACGCGATCGTGGTCGAGGCGCAGTACGACAAGGTCGACTTCGAGGCCGAGCTCGTGGTCGTCATCGGCAAGGAGGGCAAGAACATCTCCGAGGCCGACGCCTGGTCCCACGTGGCCGGTGTCACCGCGGGTCAGGACGTCAGCGACCGCAGGGAACAGTGGCGCAAGCCGATCAACCAGTTCACGCTGCCGAAGTCGTACGACACCTTCAGCCCGATCGGCCCGTACCTGGTGACGCTCGACGAGTTCGCCGACCCCGACGACATCGAGGTGGCCGGCTGGGTCGACGACCTCGAGGTGCAGCGGGGCCGCACCTCGGACCTGATCTTCAGCGTGCCCGAGCTGATCGCCTGGCTGTCGAAGCGGGTGACGTTCGAGCCCGGCGACCTGATCTTCACCGGCACCCCGGCCGGCTGCGGGGTCCGCCGCACCCCGCGCCTGTACCTCACCGAGGGTAAGGTCCTGCGGACCGAGGTGACAGGTGTGGGCACTATGGTCAATCCGGTCGTCGGCGGCTGA
- a CDS encoding MarR family winged helix-turn-helix transcriptional regulator — protein MTDTVREPETAGARRTREFSELLRHQHRELGTTDPRSLDAIEMVTDLTRLEARLTKDFEKHVHRPLGLTWAGFRILNALWVYGPLGQQDIGRVSGSTRASISSALATLEGRGLVTRERVETDRRQLVVELTPEGRETLRLAIAAQTKREHAWTGVLRDDQLSELVHLLRTLVNQETPPAE, from the coding sequence GTGACGGACACCGTGCGTGAACCGGAGACCGCAGGCGCGCGACGGACCCGGGAGTTCTCGGAGCTGCTGCGCCACCAGCACCGTGAGCTGGGCACGACCGATCCCCGCAGTCTCGACGCGATCGAGATGGTCACCGACCTCACCCGCCTCGAAGCCCGGCTGACCAAGGACTTCGAGAAGCACGTCCACCGGCCGCTGGGCCTGACCTGGGCGGGCTTCCGGATCCTCAACGCCCTGTGGGTGTACGGTCCACTCGGCCAGCAGGACATCGGCCGGGTCTCCGGATCCACCCGGGCCAGCATCTCCAGCGCCCTCGCGACGCTGGAGGGCCGCGGCCTCGTCACCCGCGAGCGGGTCGAGACCGACCGCCGGCAACTGGTGGTCGAACTCACACCGGAGGGCCGCGAGACGCTACGGCTGGCCATCGCGGCCCAGACGAAGCGCGAGCACGCCTGGACGGGCGTCCTACGTGACGACCAACTCAGTGAACTGGTCCATCTGCTGCGTACGCTGGTCAACCAGGAGACCCCGCCCGCGGAGTGA
- a CDS encoding DoxX family protein: MSEASDTALLLVRVVLGVVMVVHGWNHWRGGGGITGTAGWFGGLGLTRPRLQAWLSVLTELGAGTLLLAGFLTSLACAAVLSVMLVAGLLAHRRNGFFVFKEGYEYVLVLGVLAVALGAWGPGKYAIDEAADISVTGWAGAGVVLGVGGMATAGLLAVFWRPQKAG; encoded by the coding sequence ATGAGCGAGGCTTCGGACACCGCTCTGCTGCTCGTACGGGTCGTACTCGGCGTGGTCATGGTGGTCCACGGCTGGAACCACTGGCGCGGCGGCGGAGGCATCACCGGCACGGCGGGCTGGTTCGGCGGCCTCGGCCTCACCCGCCCACGCCTCCAGGCCTGGCTGAGCGTCCTCACCGAACTGGGCGCCGGGACCCTGCTGTTGGCCGGCTTCCTCACGTCCCTGGCCTGCGCGGCGGTGCTGTCCGTGATGCTGGTGGCCGGACTGCTCGCCCACCGGCGCAACGGGTTCTTCGTCTTCAAGGAGGGCTACGAGTACGTCCTCGTCCTGGGCGTCCTCGCGGTGGCGCTGGGAGCGTGGGGGCCGGGGAAGTACGCGATCGACGAGGCCGCGGACATCAGCGTGACCGGATGGGCGGGTGCGGGAGTGGTGCTCGGGGTGGGGGGCATGGCTACGGCTGGGTTGTTGGCGGTGTTCTGGCGGCCGCAGAAGGCTGGTTGA
- a CDS encoding NACHT domain-containing protein → MNAPRHPSRAHLVAVTTSGDQVRGSGYLLNPRLVLTAGHVVSDVPPGELRVCRLSTLGSSPAEVVGVKSDVAFLHLAEDLAEPGDLSPVPMADLAPDTRFGDCSALGLPGVMTRPARGAAPLEAAFRIAPNTADRHGYLSLEVESHPPEGAKPWSGMSGAPVFHAGRWLVGVIVRDSAGWNHSRLEAAPIGAFFEASPLADAVFRVPDPLTEADARDAAFLDAYRKDVIRRYGHIELFGLGRHGHLDDDIGIEHAYVSLDAGLTTLGLSSIDQSRPVEQLIPKNPRLLLRGDPGAGKSTLLEWLTVSMARNSCKGPLEPFNHRVPFLIRLRDMYAPRWKQEEGRDGVPPAPEEFLRFNRMATAAPLPDGWIRRVLEQNRALLLVDGLDEVLESHRDGVLAWVSRLLRDFHDLPVIVTGRPEALLRWSPPPKLGFVELKLLELNKEQRAELIHKWHAAAILGVAAPHLDDEERERRITRLTELETKLISRIDESHDLSTLAATPLLCAVLCKLHEVHGARLPRFRQELYAKTVDMMLGLRDADRKVPDPLPEVDVDQRRAILSWVAGYLTTEGEREITLDRFDDKVRERLRSLGHEAGTHTPEEIRKALHERSGLLVAPSEDTLRFSHRTFQDYLAATDMVAQRAFGQLAGHAGDESWDDILRFAMSQCSLADTHEFVSQFRKKLRLVTNRKQKKRMRMAAAACIPYAVQMSEEDRRVLVSGVAKSFRGDVLSVQASLDEFAAVGPDLLAELQRGFTWKEPLASYDLILLARRIGGPEALRFLATIPADRRTALSRNLANAWTDFPGQEFADEMLAGLDVSVLPISQGEQLTQGRGIGHVSRLRVTNRLPSAEIAVFANEHTVDSLHLDRGMLWGKVSLAPLHSVRSLSSLNLGSPSSPVRALFNGRLNSSDFYWSEYIGKVRVTLPALPHLQELSLVGLPADWAEHTADWTSLSHLALYGQVEAGMRTLAALPALTHLLLASHSDYVLPPTPVHPGVTHLFLLLDDAPQRVVLSELLSAFPALLELTLWSVPGGKTLVNLEGWEIAPHLRISINGFAHNDSRITGADTSPAQQSGLQ, encoded by the coding sequence GTGAACGCTCCTCGGCATCCGAGCCGGGCCCACCTGGTCGCCGTCACCACATCCGGTGACCAGGTGCGCGGCAGCGGCTACCTCCTCAACCCGCGCCTGGTCCTGACGGCCGGGCATGTCGTCTCAGACGTGCCGCCGGGCGAGTTGCGCGTGTGCCGCCTGTCGACGCTCGGGAGCAGTCCGGCCGAGGTGGTGGGCGTCAAGAGCGATGTCGCGTTCCTGCACCTTGCCGAGGATCTCGCCGAACCCGGCGACCTGTCTCCCGTGCCGATGGCCGATCTGGCGCCCGACACCCGGTTCGGCGACTGCTCGGCCCTCGGCCTGCCGGGGGTCATGACGAGGCCTGCCCGTGGTGCCGCTCCGCTGGAGGCGGCCTTCCGGATCGCGCCGAACACCGCCGACCGCCACGGCTACCTCTCCCTTGAGGTGGAGAGTCATCCACCGGAGGGCGCCAAGCCGTGGAGCGGCATGTCGGGAGCGCCGGTCTTCCACGCGGGCCGCTGGCTGGTGGGCGTCATCGTCCGTGACTCGGCCGGCTGGAACCACTCCCGGCTGGAGGCCGCTCCGATCGGCGCCTTCTTCGAGGCCTCGCCGCTGGCCGACGCCGTGTTCCGGGTGCCGGACCCGCTCACCGAGGCGGACGCCAGGGATGCCGCGTTCCTGGACGCGTACCGCAAGGACGTGATCCGCCGCTACGGGCACATCGAGCTGTTCGGCCTGGGCAGGCACGGGCACCTCGACGACGACATCGGCATCGAGCACGCCTACGTCAGCCTCGACGCCGGTCTGACCACCCTGGGGCTGTCGTCCATCGACCAGTCGAGGCCGGTGGAGCAGCTGATTCCGAAGAACCCCCGTCTTCTGCTGCGCGGCGATCCGGGGGCGGGCAAGTCCACCCTGCTCGAATGGCTGACCGTCTCCATGGCACGCAACTCCTGCAAGGGCCCTCTGGAGCCGTTCAACCACCGGGTGCCCTTCCTCATCCGCCTGCGCGACATGTACGCGCCCCGGTGGAAGCAGGAGGAGGGGCGGGACGGCGTTCCGCCCGCACCCGAGGAGTTCCTCCGGTTCAACCGGATGGCCACCGCCGCCCCGCTCCCGGACGGGTGGATCCGCCGCGTCCTGGAGCAGAACCGGGCGCTCCTCCTCGTGGACGGACTGGACGAGGTGCTGGAGTCCCATCGCGACGGAGTTCTGGCCTGGGTCAGCAGACTGCTGAGGGACTTCCATGACCTGCCCGTGATCGTCACCGGGCGGCCCGAGGCACTCCTGCGCTGGAGCCCGCCGCCGAAACTCGGCTTCGTCGAGCTCAAACTCCTTGAGCTCAACAAGGAGCAGCGCGCTGAGCTCATCCACAAGTGGCATGCCGCGGCCATCCTCGGCGTCGCGGCCCCCCACCTCGACGACGAGGAGCGTGAGCGCCGCATCACCCGGCTGACCGAGCTCGAGACCAAACTGATCAGCCGCATCGACGAGTCCCACGATCTCTCGACGCTCGCCGCCACCCCGTTGTTGTGCGCCGTCCTGTGCAAGCTCCACGAGGTGCACGGCGCCCGACTGCCGCGTTTCCGGCAGGAGTTGTACGCCAAGACCGTCGACATGATGCTCGGCCTGCGCGACGCGGATCGCAAGGTCCCGGACCCGCTGCCCGAAGTGGACGTGGACCAGCGCCGCGCGATCCTGTCCTGGGTGGCCGGATACCTGACGACCGAGGGCGAACGGGAGATCACCCTGGACCGCTTCGACGACAAGGTCCGGGAGCGGCTGCGCAGCCTCGGCCACGAAGCCGGTACCCACACTCCCGAGGAGATCCGCAAGGCCCTGCACGAGCGGAGCGGGCTGCTCGTCGCGCCGAGCGAGGACACCCTGCGCTTCAGCCACCGCACCTTCCAGGACTACCTCGCGGCCACCGACATGGTCGCCCAGCGCGCCTTCGGCCAACTGGCCGGCCACGCCGGGGACGAGAGCTGGGACGACATCCTGCGCTTCGCCATGAGCCAGTGCAGTCTGGCCGACACCCATGAATTCGTCTCACAGTTCCGCAAGAAGCTGCGGTTGGTGACCAACCGGAAGCAGAAGAAACGCATGCGGATGGCTGCCGCCGCGTGCATTCCGTATGCGGTGCAGATGTCCGAGGAGGACCGGCGGGTGCTGGTCTCGGGGGTTGCCAAGTCCTTTCGGGGCGACGTCCTCTCCGTACAGGCGTCCTTGGACGAGTTCGCGGCCGTGGGGCCCGATCTGCTGGCGGAGCTGCAACGAGGCTTCACCTGGAAAGAACCCCTCGCGTCCTACGACCTCATCCTGCTGGCCAGGCGGATCGGCGGCCCCGAAGCCCTGCGTTTCCTCGCGACCATCCCGGCTGATCGGCGCACAGCTTTGTCCCGCAATCTCGCCAATGCCTGGACGGACTTTCCCGGCCAGGAGTTCGCCGACGAGATGCTCGCCGGTCTGGACGTCAGCGTCCTGCCGATCTCCCAGGGCGAACAGCTCACCCAAGGGCGGGGCATCGGTCACGTCAGCAGACTCAGAGTGACCAACCGCCTTCCGTCGGCGGAAATCGCCGTCTTCGCGAACGAGCACACCGTCGATTCTCTGCATCTCGACAGGGGCATGCTCTGGGGCAAGGTGTCGCTCGCTCCACTGCACAGCGTGCGGAGTCTGTCCAGCCTGAACCTCGGAAGCCCTTCCTCCCCCGTCAGAGCGCTGTTCAACGGACGCCTCAACTCCTCCGATTTCTACTGGTCCGAGTACATCGGCAAGGTGCGCGTCACCCTGCCCGCACTTCCCCATCTGCAAGAACTGTCCCTCGTCGGCCTGCCCGCCGACTGGGCCGAGCACACGGCCGACTGGACAAGCCTGAGCCACCTGGCCCTCTACGGTCAGGTCGAGGCGGGGATGCGTACGCTCGCCGCCCTCCCCGCCCTCACCCACCTGCTCCTGGCATCACATTCCGACTACGTGCTGCCGCCGACTCCCGTACATCCCGGAGTGACCCACTTGTTCCTCCTCCTCGACGACGCTCCGCAGCGCGTCGTCCTCTCGGAGTTGTTGTCGGCGTTTCCCGCCCTGCTCGAACTCACGCTCTGGTCAGTGCCGGGCGGCAAGACACTGGTGAACCTGGAGGGATGGGAAATCGCTCCCCACCTGCGCATCAGCATCAACGGGTTCGCGCACAACGACTCCAGGATCACCGGCGCCGACACCTCCCCCGCCCAGCAGTCCGGGCTGCAGTGA